The proteins below come from a single Papaver somniferum cultivar HN1 chromosome 11, ASM357369v1, whole genome shotgun sequence genomic window:
- the LOC113323988 gene encoding beta-D-glucosyl crocetin beta-1,6-glucosyltransferase-like, with amino-acid sequence MDSSQNVEEHNVRRIRVLLFPWLAHGHISPFLELAKRLAQRNFYTYLCSTPINLSSIKDKLSRDHQPENTLIQLIELNLPSLPDLPPHYHTTKSLPPHLMQTLKKAFDLSAPSFSDILSTIKPDLLVYDFIQPWAPSLASQLNIPAVQLLTTGATFTSFCFHLYDKNTETKFPFRALCISNYVNRKFIERASSPEGIEDRYRFTQCVDKSIDVVLINTFMEIEEKYLDYLSCVYGKEFVPVGPLVQTDTDSTTCEMNKFSGWLVNKENSSVVFVSVGTEYFMSKEEIQEVAYGLELSEVNFIWVIRFPDNHEGEGLAQVLPKGFMERIGEKGMVVEKWAPQAKILGSSKIGGFVSHCGWNSVLESMKYGVPIIAMPMHLDQPVNATLVVELGL; translated from the coding sequence ATGGATTCATCACAAAACGTAGAAGAACATAATGTTAGAAGAATCCGAGTTCTACTGTTTCCATGGTTAGCTCATGGACACATATCTCCATTCTTGGAACTAGCTAAAAGACTCGCTCAAAGAAACTTCTACACTTATCTTTGCTCTACACCCATAAACTTATCTTCCATTAAAGATAAACTCAGTCGTGATCATCAACCCGAAAATACGTTAATCCAACTAATAGAACTTAATCTTCCTTCACTTCCAGATCTTCCTCCTCATTACCATACAACAAAATCACTCCCACCTCATCTCATGCAAACTTTGAAAAAAGCCTTTGATTTATCAGCACCATCTTTCAGTGACATACTTTCTACTATTAAACCGGACTTACTTGTTTACGATTTCATTCAACCATGGGCTCCAAGTCTAGCTTCTCAGTTGAACATCCCAGCAGTTCAACTGTTAACCACTGGTGCAACTTTTACATCCTTCTGTTTCCACCTCTATGACAAAAATACAGAAACTAAATTCCCGTTTCGTGCGCTTTGTATTTCCAATTACGTAAACCGTAAATTTATCGAGCGCGCTTCTAGTCCCGAAGGTATTGAAGACAGATATCGCTTTACTCAGTGTGTCGACAAATCGATAGACGTAGTGTTGATCAATACTTTTATGGAGATTGAAGAAAAATATCTAGATTATCTCTCTTGTGTGTATGGAAAAGAATTTGTACCCGTTGGTCCTCTTGTTCAAACCGATACTGACAGTACTACTTGTGAAATGAACAAGTTTAGTGGATGGCTTGTTAACAAAGAAAATTCTTCAGTAGTATTTGTGTCAGTTGGTACAGAGTATTTCATGTCAAAAGAAGAGATACAAGAAGTTGCTTATGGTTTAGAGCTCAGCGAAGTGAATTTCATATGGGTAATTAGGTTTCCCGATAATCATGAAGGAGAAGGTCTAGCTCAAGTTTTACCAAAAGGGTTCATGGAGAGGATTGGGGAGAAAGGAATGGTTGTGGAAAAATGGGCACCACAAGCAAAAATACTTGGGAGTAGTAAAATCGGTGGATTTGTGAGTCACTGTGGATGGAATTCAGTGTTAGAGAGTATGAAATATGGTGTTCCTATAATAGCCATGCCAATGCATCTTGATCAACCAGTAAATGCAACATTGGTGGTGGAGCTTGGCTTATGA